taaattttttacaaattttaatttttattatttacagaaactgcccgaaacgtttcgtacgggtgtccaagagtttccggtttccgaaacgtttccgaaacgggaaacgcaactttatcgaagtttccgtgcttcttaggaTATAACCAATctctttatttaattcttttaaacatcgtcatttaaattaataatttgtttttaaaacaaatctttATTCAAAACCAAAGAAAAATGTTGTTAAAGTTTTGACTAGTTGAATTTGTCTCCATTGTTTAACAACACACAGTACTTAATTCAATCAAATTCACTAATTTCATTTTGTTGTTCATAAGACTCATTCATCAAAAgtctaattattaattattcgaATATCCATTTCAATAAATAGTAAAAtcattttaaacaaataaaatcccATTCACCAAATaactgaaaaacaaaaatattataattcattTAGAACAACTCAGTTAAAACTAATTCCCAAATTTAGCCCACATAAATTTGTATGTTTTTCAATTTccataaaaagaaaattcaattcaaaaccCAACAAAATATTTACCAAGTTTAAGTTGAGGAAAATGAAAATTAGaggtttatattaattaaatctaGAAAACTAATACAGTAATTAAAAAAGGAtaagaataaagaagaaaagagTTAAATTTAGACAATTTGTATTTGTACAGCTTACAACTTATTAAAATCTGTCACTCGCTCCCTAATAATAACATAACACCACCGCTTCCCTTTGTGTATATTTGACGTTACAAATAATTCTATATAAACACAAACTTGTCATCTTTTTCACACATTCACTCTCGTTTCTTCAATTATTTTTGGTgggttttttgttttataaaatgggTGCAGTTTTGTTGCCGGATCTTGGGACCGAGATTTTGATTCCGGTGTGTGCAATTATAGGAATTGGGTTCTCTTTGCTTCAATGGCTACTTGTCTCTAAGGTCAAGTTGGTTGCTGACAATGGCAGAGATACTCATAAGAATGGCTATAATGATTCTCtaatagaagaagaagaaggtgtTAATGATCATAATGTTGTTGCTAAGTGTGCTGAAATTCAAACCGCCATCTCTGAAGgtaaaaagaataattttttatctgtatgtatgaattttttaaaaataaataaaatatagacaTGTTCATATGCATGTGCATAGTGTatacatattatattttatgtatgtGGGCATGTATTTAGACTTTGTTCTTGAAAGATTAGATCTTTGTTTGATTGTTTGATATGGGGATATTTTGGATGATTTGTCTGTTATTAGTAAAAAAGGCTGATGCTTTATTTTATCTTGTTTTTCCTATATTTGTGGATTgtttcgttttttttatttgccaTGTTTAGATTCTGAGTTTCCCAGTGTTTTGTTCATGAATTCATTGGTTGATATAGCTGGAACTTATAACATCCATCCGTTGAAAAggtttttttaactaaaattagACAGCTTGTGTGCTCAAGTAGTTAAAGAAGAATGGTTACTAGTTTTGAAATCTGAGTCCTCTGAATGAATAATTTGCGGTTGATATATAATTGAATGCTTCATGTGATGCTCTCTAAGATCTGTTGTTCAAGTTCTTATGCTGCCCAAAATTGGTTCGGCTCAGCTCGCTGTGAAAGCTGTCCCTTTTACAGCTTTCATGGAAAATATGCTTAGATCTGGGAAGTCATGTCCTCTTCTGGGATTTGATGGAGTTACCATAAACTACAATTGCTCTGCGTTTTTCAAGCCATATTTAATGTTTCCTCAAAATCTAAATTCTATGGTTTGAGTTATTAATTTTCTAGTGCATAGACAAAAATAACAGAAGTTTGTGTAATTTGACCATGGTATTTTAATTCTATGTTTTCGCCTGTGTGTTGTGTTGAAGATCTTCGAGCATTGTTGATGGAATCACTTTTTTCTACATGCTAATTTGGTTTGTGGATGTTACAGGAGCAACCTCTTTCCTTTTTACTGAATATCAGTATGTCGGAATTTTCATGGTTGCTTTTGCAATCCTTATTTTCGTATTCCTTGGCTCTGTTGAGGGATTCAGCACCAAGTCTCAGCCTTGTACCTACGACCAATTGAAGATGTGCAAGCCTGCTCTGGCAACTGCTGCCTTCAGCACTATATCATTTGTGCTTGGTGCTATCACTTCTGTTGTTTCTGGCTTCCTTGGGATGAAAATTGCTACATATGCAAATGCTAGAACAACTCTTGAGGCAAGAAAAGGAGTCGGGAAGGCTTTTATTGTTGCATTTAGATCTGGTGCTGTCATGGGTTTTCTCCTTGCTGCAAATGGCCTTTTGGTACTGTACATTACCATCAATCTCTTTAAGCTGTACTATGGTGATGATTGGGCTGGACTTTTCGAGGCTATAACTGGTTATGGTCTTGGAGGATCTTCCATGGCCCTCTTTGGCAGAGTTGGTGGAGGTATCTACACTAAAGCTGCTGATGTTGGTGCTGATCTTGTTGGCAAGGTCGAAAAGAACATCCCTGAGGACGACCCAAGAAATCCAGCTGTAAGAAATTCCCTTACTCAGAGATTATTCAATTTATTACGAGTCACACTTCttttttgttgatttgtttATAAGCTATTTCCTGTTTTCAGGTCATTGCTGATAATGTTGGTGACAATGTTGGCGATATAGCTGGTATGGGATCTGACCTTTTTGGCTCATACGCAGAATCTTCTTGTGCTGCTCTAGTTGTCGCGTCCATATCGTCTTTTGGAATTAATCACGAGTTCACACCGATGCTATATCCTCTTATCATTAGCTCTGTGGGTATCATCGTTTGCTTGCTGACCACCTTATTTGCAACTGATTTCTTTGAGATCAAGGCTGTAGACCAAATTGAGCCTGCTTTGAAGAGGCAGCTCATCATCTCAACTGTATTTATGACTATTGGAATTGCCATTGTTAGTTGGATTGCTCTTCCATCTTCGTTCACCATCTTCAATTTCGGGACTCAGAAAGATGTCAAGAATTGGTAAGGACTTTCACGGTTTTCCATTTGAGTGTAGTTTACTCTGCAATGACTAATACTAAAGTAAAGGAGTTTTTTTTATCTGTGAATTATTGATTGAATATGTTGGTCTTTTTAACTGTTTATACAGGCAACTTTTCTTGTGTGTTGCTGTCGGTCTATGGGCTGGACTTATTATTGGATTTGTAACCGAGTATTACACTAGCAACGCATACAGGTCAGTAGCCAAAGTGTTTATGTTGCTTGTTATTTCTCCTTATTAGCCATTAATTTTAACAGCCTTGCATTAATTTTCAGCCCTGTTCAAGATGTTGCCGATTCATGCCGAACTGGAGCTGCCACTAATGTTATTTTTGGGCTTGCATTGGGATATAAATCCGTAATTATTCCCATTTTCGCCATTGCAGCTAGCATTTTTGTTAGTTTTAGCTTTGCTGCTATGTATGGTATTGCAGTAGCAGCCCTTGGAATGCTGAGTACCATTGCCACTGGGTTGGCTATTGATGCATATGGTCCCATTAGTGACAATGCTGGAGGTATTGCTGAGATGGCAGGTATGAGCCACAGAATTCGAGAGAGGACTGACGCTCTTGATGCTGCAGGAAACACCACTGCTGCTATCGGCAAGGTTTGTTTCTTTTATAATTAGTGTGAAATACGTATAACTTTTGCTTTAGTTGCTTTGCAGCATTTGTGTCCGTGCATTCCAACTCTTCTTTTATTGGACATAGGCTTGAATCCTGTTGAAACTTTATAGTCTTTTAGAAATATGATTTAGTCCACATCAGAAATCAAGGAATGTGTATCCTTTCTTATTGATTAATCTTGTCttaagttttattaaaatttatcttgTGTGCTATGCCTTTCAGGGTTTTGCCATTGGATCTGCAGCTCTTGTTTCCCTAGCCCTCTTTGGCGCCTTTGTTAGCCGAGCTTCCATTTCAACAGTAGATGTGCTAACACCAAAAGTTTTTATTGGTTTGATTGTGGGTGCAATGCTTCCTTACTGGTTTTCTGCCATGACAATGAAGAGTGTGGGAAGTGCAGCTTTGAAGATGGTGGAGGAAGTCCGGAGGCAATTCAATACAATCCCCGGGTTGATGGAGGGTACTGCCAAGCCTGACTATGCTACATGTGTTAAGATTTCCACCGACGCTTCCATCAAAGAGATGATCCCACCCGGTGCACTTGTCATGCTCACTCCTCTCATTGTTGGAATCTTTTTCGGTGTTGAAACTCTCTCCGGTGTTCTAGCTGGTTCACTCGTATCAGGCGTACAGGTATGAGAAGCACTTCCCAAATATTTATGTCCTTATTTATTTGAATTCATAGCAATGCAATAGTTTCATTGCGTAGCTACTTGTGTCTTGAGCTATTATTTCTGTTGTCTTCAATCTGCAGGTTGCCATCTCTGCATCCAACACTGGCGGTGCTTGGGATAATGCCAAGAAGTATATTGAGGTAGACGATCAgttaaaatttgaaagaaatatCATTCCGATCcacaaactttttaaattaatcagGTCGAACAGATCCAATTGAAATAGAATAATTAGAAACTTTAAATCCATTTGATATGAAATTATTaacttttgggtttgtttgatCTTAATGGATGAATTGGACCTAATTGATCCGGCCACGATCGTTAttcctttaaaattttataagtgcTTAACTATAAGAATAGTGATTACATTAATAGCTCTAGATTTGGTATCAACTGATTGAATTATGTTCGTTGGATGATAGGCTGGTGCATCAGAGCATGCAAGAACTCTTGGTCCTAAAGGATCAGATCCCCACAAGGCAGCTGTTATAGGTGACACCATTGGTGACCCATTGAAGGACACATCTGGACCATCACTTAACATCTTGATCAAGCTTATGGCAGTCGAGTCGCTTGTGTTTGCACCATTTTTCGCTACGCATGGAGGTATACTTTTCAAGATATTTTAAGTGGGGACAGTACTAGCAACATAAAAGAATCTCCACCCAGTTCAATGCTACTGGTTCTTCAcatccttattttttttttaatttgatgttataGTATATATAGATTGTAGTTTGAGTTGACTCTTGAATCCCTTATTAAAAGGGTTTTATTACAGCAACAATCATAACAATGAAAATGGTTAATTTGATGAAGAGTTTTATCTTTCTCTAGTCAGAGTTTGTCAACTTTCAATCTCCAAGCTGTTGTGTTGGTGCTAATTTCATTACAACAAAGTTAGCATTATGAATTTTCATGTCAATTGGATCCCAGATTGAAACTAGAATTGTGGTAAGAGAAATTAGTTCAAATGCGAATAAAATCTGATCATGAACGACAGTCCTgattaggggtgtaaatgaaccgaacCGAGCCGAGTTTtgaagtgttcatgttcggctcatttagcgaacaaggtgttcatgttcggtcgAGCTTTGAacatagtgttcatgttcgattcgtttagattttatagtgttcatgttcggttcgtgttcagctcgtgttcgttccGCTAAATGAACAAATTCGCGAACAAGCTCACGAACGAGCTTGATAAATAcgaaacgagctcgttcacaaacaagctcgcgaacgagctcgataagtactaaacgagatTGTTCACGAGCTTGCTCGTTTAGCGGATAAAGGAACGAACACGATCTGctaaacgaacaaacacgaatATAATtagctaaataaattaaaaacaatctaattgatctcgttcacgaatatgagatgaataaattagaaacataattatataaattaatttaaatatgaattagttcgcatacacctaatcgagtttctaaacgagcttgttcatgaactatatacgagctcgttcacgaacttgttCACAAACTCTTAATCGAGTTCGTTcacgaactcttattcgagTTGTTCGTGAActtaaacgagccgaacaccactatgttcatgttcggctcgtttatattaacgaacataaaatcaagctcgaactcggttcgtttagaatacgaacgaacatAAACCGAGCACCGAGCTActcgcgaacggctcggttCGTTTACACCCCTAGTCCTGATCCTCAATGGTATAGAATAATTATTTAAGACAATGGTTGAGCCACTTTGTGCAACAAATTAATGAGTTACTCgtaattatagaaaatttattttagattgTTTCAgaatatagaaaatatttttattttagattgtTTCAGAATATAGAAAATTTTCCAATTACAGTCGAccatctaataattaatacaaatggtggattaaaaatttattaattattagaattattaatttattaaatattaaataagacgTAATATTGAAATTGgttccctaaaattttattaattattaaaattattaatttattgagtattaattattagaagatCAACTGTatagttataatttaaatgcTCGTATTTAGGTGGAGATAACCATGGTTCACAATCCGATAGTTCCGGTTTACAACTGCCGGTTCATAGTTTAAGAAATATTGTAATCGGCTCTGAATCGCCCCTCGAACGGTTCTAGAATTATTTGGGATTGGGCGGTTTCGGTGTTGGTGTCAGTTCTAGCCGgtttgaaaaaaagaagaaaatatatttttaaaaattaaatttagttatttaaaataatgttaaatttaaatataaaattaagataagtgattatttatacattaaactaaaaaagtcatttaacttatcataaattttgataattaattaattatatattggaTTTGTAAATGTTGAATTATTAGTATTTAACAAGGTTTAAATCCAGTAAAATATTGAATGTTTACGATTTATATTACTTAtagtcaaacctttaaaaattaaCAGTATTTGCCTTTCTTAGTATATTCGGtataggcaaaaggtacaaaaaaaccctcgtagtttttacaaaagtacagatcaatccttttacttttttagggTATAATTAACCCCTTTTTGTTCTCAAATAATgcaaataacccctttcatccaaAACCATTTtctcgttaatggctgacatgtctcttataatcatataagaaaaaagttcaaaaataattttaatatttaaaatatttactgaaaatttgagggggtaagtgtcccaaaagtcaACTAacagggtttatttgttcgattctTAAAACAACGAggatttaattgttcaattttaaaaacaaaagggCTTAATTATGcccacaaaataaaataaaaaaaatgatatgtacttttaaaaaaatcgagaattttttgtaccttctgccttcggtgtatatatatatatatatatatatatataactatggTGTAACAACAGTTGTGACAGCCACACAAGAGGGGAATGGTAAAGTGTTCCCCTAATGCATCTTGAAAATGATTTTTGGAAGAAGTAAGACAAACATTATGTGTTAGAGATGCATTATGCATTGTCTTAGATAGACAAGTAAGTATAGGAAGTCATTTGTTATCCATTTTCGCTTATTCAATAACATGAAAAATTggattcaaaaaataaaaaagattaaagacTCGTATTTTTCAGCTGTCAAATTGTGTAAAAGAAAAGAGTTTCAATATCACAAAAGAATTTGTCCCTACTTTGAGCTAGTTTGATATGCGAGTTGTAATAgattttcaataataatttcaaacatTGCATAATCGATTAATGCTGCTAATAATATAGGAAGAGAACTCCAGTAATAATATTACTTGAATATATAAAAAGTTTGGTACGAAAATGAAGTACAACAAATAAacaaagggttaatgtcaaaaaaaatcacgaactttacacattttctcattttaatcacgcggtttaaattttcttatttttatgcacaaactaccattttttctcaaattcatgcacggtgttgaggtggcactcattcattggtgtaaaatgacctccacctcagcaaattacaccaatagagccgtgacacctcaacaccgtgcatgaatttgagaaaaagtggtagttcgtgcatgaaaatgagaaaatttaaatttcgtgattaaaatgagaaaacatgtaaaattggtgaatttttatgacattaacccataaacaaataacaaactCGATATTCATAAgttgataaaagaaaaacagaCGATATATTTAGTGAAACTACTTGCTATCATTTAAACCGAAAATAATTCTAAAAACTCAATTATATTCACTCTATATTTATATACTATAGTATTTAgtatacttttaattttcttttttaataaatttatctctgtcaaaaaaattatatattaataaatgcTTATTTTATTccactaattaaaataaaggataacaataatttttttcttaaatttatcattaaaaatttatatgaagaattattttgataaaaaaacacacactaaaaaatatatctatacttctatactatatataaaagcacggatgggggggaggggacatgcaaatttactgaataatccttttcagtttaatactaaataaaggttttatagtcattaactaattagttatttaattaatcactattgtaattaaaatcctaattagaataggtagttaaattatcaccaatttagtttttagtatgtaaaagcacggaggggggggggggggaacaggcaaatttactgaataatccttttcagtttactactaaataaaggttttatagtcattaactaattagttatttaattaatcactattgtaattaaagtcctaattagaataggtagatAAATTATCaccaatttagtttttactatgtaaaaaataactaaattgtctccaaattagtaggaatacctatttttttgtttaattgaactataaaattaaaatactttatttgatttaaatttctattttattatttttaaagatattattaataaaattaaattaattatttaattatagttattataaaatcaaaaaaaaaaaaattcagtatgtaaaaaaattacgttacgagccacgtgcatagcacgtaatacGAAACTAGTATTTAAAAAGGATTGAGGGAGTAGTTGTCTTGATCTATcttaattaaacttaattagatattttaattaacaaaGTTAATTTTATATGGTTAATATTCTTTtacatttaactttttattaacaaattaatatattatattcttTTCGTCCATAATTTAATTGCCTTATTAATTTTGTATctcacaaattataaaattttctcatttttaaaaattgattaagtagataaaatatttttatatgaattaattttaatcaattaaattaaattaattataccccagttatcaaaaaaataaaataaaataagttattattttaataattaatatttaaatgttaaaataagttatatatgtattttatgattattttgAATCGTTATTTGATAAAGTTGCATTGAAtgatgaattaaattaaatgtttatatatttaagtTAAATAATCATAATTGTGaatgaagaaaatatattttatattcaatcatTTTAGTtgagttaattaaatttataaactaatttagtcagtttaattttaaattagttttaattaaaattaatagtaattcaattatttttataacagAAATGTTGAAATACATTTAATCCGTCACTAGAAGTAGTACATTTCTTTCTCATTAAAAGaacatatttttcttttctcaaaaaaaaaagaacatattTTTCTGGTTTCTAACACGTAAAAAACATTTGGCCAAAAGAAAAACGCAGTAAAAAACATATGTTTGTCATTTGAAAAACAAAGAACATTTCTTTAGCAGTTCTTGCTGATCATCTTATAGACAATTGGGTGTTATAAAATGGTAAATATCTGATCTTTCAGATACCCATTTGTAAGACATTTGTTCAGCTTCAGCTTCagatttctttttttctttttgtcttCTGTTTCTCTATCTCTCTCTCATTCAACTCTTCCTAATTATGTTCTCCCTATCACCTCTCCACCGCCCACCGCTACTGAAACCTCCTCCCCCTTCCCTCTCTTCTCCGCCGCCGCTTCCTCCTCTTCTCTTCAACCCCAAACACGTCCGTACGCCTCCACACATCAAATCCATCTCCATCACCGCCCCTAAACAAACATCAACAGCACTTGATGAACCGGACCCAGGTAGCATTACCCAAATGCCACCACTCTCCGATTCTCACCTCCTCAATATAGCCATAATCGGGTTTGGAAACTTCGGCCAATTCATAGCAAAAACCCTTGTTTCCCAGGGCCACACTGTCATTGCTTACTCTAAAACTGATCATTCCCATGAAGCTCATTCACTCGGTGTCTCCTTCTTTCTTGACCCTCATGATCTCTG
This region of Mercurialis annua linkage group LG1-X, ddMerAnnu1.2, whole genome shotgun sequence genomic DNA includes:
- the LOC126653797 gene encoding pyrophosphate-energized vacuolar membrane proton pump, with product MGAVLLPDLGTEILIPVCAIIGIGFSLLQWLLVSKVKLVADNGRDTHKNGYNDSLIEEEEGVNDHNVVAKCAEIQTAISEGATSFLFTEYQYVGIFMVAFAILIFVFLGSVEGFSTKSQPCTYDQLKMCKPALATAAFSTISFVLGAITSVVSGFLGMKIATYANARTTLEARKGVGKAFIVAFRSGAVMGFLLAANGLLVLYITINLFKLYYGDDWAGLFEAITGYGLGGSSMALFGRVGGGIYTKAADVGADLVGKVEKNIPEDDPRNPAVIADNVGDNVGDIAGMGSDLFGSYAESSCAALVVASISSFGINHEFTPMLYPLIISSVGIIVCLLTTLFATDFFEIKAVDQIEPALKRQLIISTVFMTIGIAIVSWIALPSSFTIFNFGTQKDVKNWQLFLCVAVGLWAGLIIGFVTEYYTSNAYSPVQDVADSCRTGAATNVIFGLALGYKSVIIPIFAIAASIFVSFSFAAMYGIAVAALGMLSTIATGLAIDAYGPISDNAGGIAEMAGMSHRIRERTDALDAAGNTTAAIGKGFAIGSAALVSLALFGAFVSRASISTVDVLTPKVFIGLIVGAMLPYWFSAMTMKSVGSAALKMVEEVRRQFNTIPGLMEGTAKPDYATCVKISTDASIKEMIPPGALVMLTPLIVGIFFGVETLSGVLAGSLVSGVQVAISASNTGGAWDNAKKYIEAGASEHARTLGPKGSDPHKAAVIGDTIGDPLKDTSGPSLNILIKLMAVESLVFAPFFATHGGILFKIYICSASASDFFFSFCLLFLYLSLIQLFLIMFSLSPLHRPPLLKPPPPSLSSPPPLPPLLFNPKHVRTPPHIKSISITAPKQTSTALDEPDPGSITQMPPLSDSHLLNIAIIGFGNFGQFIAKTLVSQGHTVIAYSKTDHSHEAHSLGVSFFLDPHDLCEQHPDVILLCTSILSTEKVLKSLPLQRFKRNTLFVDVLSVKEFAKKLFLDVLPSDFDILCTHPMFGPESAKLGWDGFCFVYDKVRIGNEESRATRCENFLDIFASQGCKMVEMSCHEHDMYAAESQFITHTVGRVLEMLKLESTPINTKGYESLLELVENTAGDSFDLFYGLFMYNKNALEMLKRFNVAFEELRKQLFDSLHDAVRKELLGNGEKDQTRRVKYLDWNRNGAALAYASEAEWSQGAAQPYKYEAQSSDCIDENSKLKIGIVGFGNFGQFLARTFVRQGHTVLAYSRSDYSYEARKLGVSYFSNADDFCEEHPDVLLLCTSILSTEKVLQSLPVQRLKRSTLFVDVLSVKEFPRSLFLQHLPPDFDILCTHPMFGPESGKNGWNNLPFLFDKVRVGSDETRVKRCDQFLDIFAREGCRMVEMSCSEHDWHAAGSQFITHTTGRILEKLGLESTPINTKGYEILLNLVENTAGDSFDLYYGLFMYNVNAMEQLERLDLAVESLKKQIFGRLHGVIRRELFENAYKSQDSREEPQVAEVIQTDAVLSSSTGRLNIHNN